The following coding sequences are from one Malaciobacter pacificus window:
- a CDS encoding transglutaminase-like cysteine peptidase, whose translation MKRTIILIFLFAFTLNAYEFKLNKKDIKYINKSVKKPFIVNRLKKYEELKIKVKDYNLIRKLSHINSFVNKILPAYDLAENSSIDYWATPKEFLIQGHGDCEDYAITKYFTLLELGIPKEKLYFAVVDIKGQRDSHMVLLYLENIKSTPLVLDNLSFKVIPFTKRKKLIPKFAFNEIDSYRFNPEGFTKKVRIKWGKENKWEKLLNRVYVLNE comes from the coding sequence ATGAAACGAACTATTATCCTTATTTTTTTATTTGCTTTCACATTAAATGCCTATGAATTTAAACTAAATAAAAAAGATATAAAATATATTAATAAGTCTGTAAAGAAGCCTTTTATAGTTAATAGGTTAAAAAAATATGAAGAACTAAAAATAAAAGTTAAAGACTATAACTTAATTCGAAAATTATCACATATAAATTCTTTTGTTAATAAAATATTACCAGCCTATGACTTAGCAGAAAACTCATCAATTGATTATTGGGCAACACCTAAAGAGTTTTTAATTCAAGGCCATGGTGATTGTGAAGATTATGCAATAACAAAGTATTTTACACTTCTTGAACTAGGAATTCCAAAAGAAAAACTATATTTTGCTGTAGTTGATATAAAAGGTCAAAGAGATTCTCATATGGTACTTTTATACTTAGAAAATATAAAATCAACACCACTTGTATTAGATAATCTTAGCTTTAAAGTAATTCCCTTTACAAAAAGAAAAAAGTTAATTCCCAAGTTTGCATTCAATGAAATAGATTCTTATAGATTTAACCCTGAAGGTTTTACTAAAAAAGTTAGAATTAAATGGGGAAAAGAGAATAAATGGGAAAAACTTTTAAACAGAGTTTATGTTCTTAATGAATAA
- a CDS encoding aminotransferase class IV translates to MSIKYFETIKCEDFEIFNLEYHERRIAKTIGLNLNLQEYIYPPNSELLRCKLIYDESGILSVDFYPYKKRVIETFKILYDDCIDYSSKYLNRTCLDELFELKEDCDEIIIVKNGVVTDTSIANIAVYYENQWYISKESLLEGTTKSRLIKEKNLIEKNITVEMLKKSEKIALLNAMIDFDVIENYSLRT, encoded by the coding sequence ATGAGTATAAAATATTTTGAAACTATCAAATGTGAAGACTTTGAGATTTTTAATTTAGAGTATCATGAAAGAAGAATAGCTAAAACTATAGGATTAAATCTAAATTTACAAGAGTATATTTATCCTCCAAATAGTGAACTTTTAAGATGTAAGTTAATCTATGATGAATCAGGTATTTTAAGTGTAGATTTTTATCCATATAAAAAAAGAGTTATTGAGACTTTTAAAATCCTTTATGATGATTGTATAGATTATTCTAGTAAGTATTTAAATAGAACTTGTTTGGATGAATTATTTGAATTAAAAGAAGATTGTGATGAAATCATTATTGTTAAAAATGGTGTAGTAACTGATACCTCAATAGCTAATATTGCTGTGTATTATGAAAATCAGTGGTATATTTCAAAAGAGTCTTTACTTGAAGGTACTACAAAATCTAGGTTGATTAAAGAAAAAAATTTAATAGAAAAAAACATCACAGTTGAGATGTTAAAAAAATCAGAAAAGATAGCTTTATTAAATGCAATGATTGATTTTGATGTAATAGAAAATTATTCATTAAGAACATAA